A genomic region of Solanum dulcamara chromosome 2, daSolDulc1.2, whole genome shotgun sequence contains the following coding sequences:
- the LOC129877237 gene encoding ethylene-responsive transcription factor 1B-like — translation MDLKIQDEKQSSNSVESSSLEDTSSSDTSSKENDFRPERPQKEAKHYIGVRARPWGKFAAEIRDSTRNGIRVWLGTFNSAEEAALAYDQVALSMRGPSTCLNFPVERVSKMLQETENSNFFKNGLSPAAALKEKHKKRSSSNISRKKKLQKVNHKEENNNKNNKNNKNNVFIFEDLGSDLLDELLSEYSSSN, via the coding sequence atggatttgaagATTCAAGACGAAAAACAAAGTTCAAATTCTGTGGAATCATCATCGCTCGAAGATACTTCCTCGAGTGATACTTCTtctaaggaaaatgacttccgTCCAGAACGACCTCAAAAGGAGGCGAAACACTATATAGGTGTTAGAGCAAGACCATGGGGAAAATTTGCGGCCGAAATTAGGGATTCCACTCGGAATGGAATTAGGGTTTGGCTTGGAACATTCAACAGCGCGGAAGAAGCTGCTTTGGCTTATGACCAAGTTGCTTTGTCAATGAGAGGTCCATCAACTTGCCTAAATTTCCCAGTTGAAAGAGTTAGCAAAATGTTACAAGAAACAGAAAATTCCAATTTCTTCAAGAATGGATTGTCACCAGCAGCAGCCTTAAAGGAGAAACACAAAAAGAGAAGTAGTAGtaatatttcaagaaaaaagaaattacaAAAGGTAAATCACaaggaagaaaataataataagaataataagaataataagaataatgtATTTATATTTGAAGATTTGGGAAGTGATCTATTGGATGAACTCTTGTCTGAGTATTCTAGTTCAAATTAG